Genomic segment of Umezawaea sp. Da 62-37:
CGGGAGTGGCAGGACATCTACTCGCAGCTCCGGCAGGTCGCGAAGACGCTGAAGCTGACGGTGGGCGAGGACGCGGCGGAGCCGCAGAACGTGCACATCTCGCTGCTGTCGGGGCTGCTGTCGCACATCGGCGTGAAGGACGTGCCGAAGAAGGACCCCGGCAAGCGGGCGTCCACGGAGTACATCGGGGCGCGCGGCGCGCGGTTCGCGGTGTTCCCCGGTTCGGCGCTGTTCAAGAAGCCGCCGCAGTGGGTGATGGTGGCGGAACTGGTGGAGACCTCGCGGCTGTGGGGTCGGATCGTGGCGCGGATCGAGCCGGAGTGGGCCGAGCGGCTGGCGCCGCACCTGGTGAAGCGCAACTACAGCGAGCCGCACTGGGAGGCCAAGCGCGGTTCGGTGGTGGCGCTGGAGAAGGTGACGCTGTACGGGGTGCCGATCGTGGCGGCCCGGAAGGTCAACTACGGGCGGATCGACCCGGAGCTGTCGCGGGAGCTGTTCATCCGGCACGCCCTGGTGCAGGGCGAGTGGACGACGCACCACAGGTTCTTCGAGGCCAACCGGGCGCTGCTGGCCGAGGTGGAGGAGCTGGAGAACCGGGCGCGGCGGCGGGACATCGTGGTCGACGACGAGACGCTCTACGAGTTCTACGAGCAGCGCGTCGGCGCCGAGGTCGTGTCGGTGCGGCACTTCGACACGTGGTGGAAGAAGACCCGGCACACCCAGCCGGACCTGCTGACGTTCGACAAGGCGATGCTGATCAACGAGCGGGCCGAGGTCAGCGAGCAGGCCTATCCGGACTCTTGGCAGCAGAACGGGTTGACGCTGCCGCTGTCCTACCACTTCGAGCCCGGCGCGGGCACCGACGGCGTGACGGTGGACCTGCCGCTGCCCGCGTTGACGACGTTGGGCGACGAGGCGTTCTCGTGGCAGATCCCCGGTCTGCGGCTGGATCTGGTGGTGGCGCTGATCCGGTCGCTGGCCAAGCCGCTGCGGCGCAACTTCGTGCCGGTGCCGGACGTGGCGAAGGCCGTGCTGGCGCGGATCTCCACCGACGACCCGCTGCTGACCGCGCTGGAGCGCGAGCTGCGGACGTTGACCGGGGTGGTGGTGCCGCGGGACGCGTGGCAGCTCGACCAGGTGCCCGACCACCTGAAGCTGACCTACCGGGTGGTGGACGAGAACAACCGGCAGCTGGCCCTGGGCAAGGACCTGGGGGTGCTGAAGAAGCAGCTGGTCAAGGAGGTGCGGGCCACGCTCACCGCCGCGGCGGCGGACGTGGAGCGCTCGGGGTTGACGTCGTGGGACTTCGGCGCGCTGCCCAAAACGATGGAGCAGCGGCAGTCCGGTGTCGTGGTGACGGCCTACCCGACGCTGGTGGACGCGGGCGAGTCGGTGGCCATCCGGGTCGTGGACACGCCCGGCAGGCAGCGGTTGGCGATGTGGCGGGGCACGCGGCGGTTGCTGCTGCTCACGGTGCCCTCACCGGTGAAGGTGCTCCAGCGGACCCTGGACAACTCCGCGAAGCTCGCGTTGACCCGCAACCCGCACGGCGGGGTCGCGCCGCTGCTGGCGGACTGCATCTCGGCGGCGGTCGACCGGCTGATGACGGAGGCGGGCGGTCCGGCGTGGACGCAGGCCGGGTACGAGCGGCTGCTCAAGCACGTGCGGACCAACCTCAACCAGGCGGTGTTCGACGTCGTCGGCGAGGTCCGCAAGGTCCTGGTCGCGGCCCAGGACGTGGAGCTGCGGCTCGGCACGGTCAAGGCTCCGATCTTCGCCCCGGCGGTGGCGGACGTGAAGGCGCAGCTCGCGGGCCTGGTGCACAAGGGCTTCGTCACGCAGGTGGGCGCGGCGCGGCTGCCGGAGATCACCCGGTACCTGCGGGGGATCGAGCGGCGGCTGGAGAAGCTGACCGAGAACGTGGCGCGCGACCAGGAGTGGATGGACCGCGTCCACCAGGTGCACCAGGAGTACCGGGAGGTGCGGGCCCAGGTGCCGTCCGACGAGCCGAACGAGGCGCTGGACGACGTGCGGTGGATGATCGAGGAG
This window contains:
- the hrpA gene encoding ATP-dependent RNA helicase HrpA — translated: MDTPLAGSPLADLHKRLPELMLRDQRRLQRRLDGARRVKDQKSKHAIAAEIAGEFDDAELRLAVRREGVPKIAYPAELPVSQHKDEILALIRDHQVVIVAGETGSGKTTQLPKICLELGRGVRGQIGHTQPRRLAARTVAERVAEEMKTPLGSAVGYKVRFSDHSGEDTLVKLMTDGILLAEIQSDRDLSRYDTLIIDEAHERSLNVDFLLGYLKQLLPRRPDLKVVITSATIDPQRFSRHFEDAPVIEVSGRTYPVEVRYRPVVDPEDEFVDPDRDQTSAIVEAVEELQAEGPGDILVFLSGEREIRDTAEALGQAELRGTEILPLYARLSYAEQHRVFQSHSGRRVVLATNVAETSLTVPGIKYVIDPGTARISRYSHRLKVQRLPIEPVSQASANQRKGRCGRVSAGICVRLYTEDDFEARPEFTDPEILRTNLASVILQMTSIGLGDIAAFPFIDGPDARNIADGVQLLQELGAIDPEVSDVNRRLTPLGRKLAQLPVDPRLARMVIEADRNGCVREVMIIAAALSIQDPRERPADKQQAATEQHSRFADPTSDFLSFVNLWTYLKDKQRELSSNQFRKMCRNEFLNYLRVREWQDIYSQLRQVAKTLKLTVGEDAAEPQNVHISLLSGLLSHIGVKDVPKKDPGKRASTEYIGARGARFAVFPGSALFKKPPQWVMVAELVETSRLWGRIVARIEPEWAERLAPHLVKRNYSEPHWEAKRGSVVALEKVTLYGVPIVAARKVNYGRIDPELSRELFIRHALVQGEWTTHHRFFEANRALLAEVEELENRARRRDIVVDDETLYEFYEQRVGAEVVSVRHFDTWWKKTRHTQPDLLTFDKAMLINERAEVSEQAYPDSWQQNGLTLPLSYHFEPGAGTDGVTVDLPLPALTTLGDEAFSWQIPGLRLDLVVALIRSLAKPLRRNFVPVPDVAKAVLARISTDDPLLTALERELRTLTGVVVPRDAWQLDQVPDHLKLTYRVVDENNRQLALGKDLGVLKKQLVKEVRATLTAAAADVERSGLTSWDFGALPKTMEQRQSGVVVTAYPTLVDAGESVAIRVVDTPGRQRLAMWRGTRRLLLLTVPSPVKVLQRTLDNSAKLALTRNPHGGVAPLLADCISAAVDRLMTEAGGPAWTQAGYERLLKHVRTNLNQAVFDVVGEVRKVLVAAQDVELRLGTVKAPIFAPAVADVKAQLAGLVHKGFVTQVGAARLPEITRYLRGIERRLEKLTENVARDQEWMDRVHQVHQEYREVRAQVPSDEPNEALDDVRWMIEELRLSYFAQTIGTRYSVSDKRIFKALDAVVG